The Tissierellales bacterium genome includes the window TAGTAATTATTAAAATATTTGTTTAATTAAAATTTTTATTATGTTAAAGTGTTAATTACAAAATAGAGAGTTAAACTTATTTAATAATTAAGAAAAAGGGGAGGAAAATGAGGACAAATATAGAAAAGGGAAAGCTAGGGGAGAAAATTGCAGAAGAATATTTAGTTGCACAGGGATATAAAATTTTAGAAAAGAACTTTAGAATTAGAACTGGTGAAATAGATATAATTGCTATTAAAAATAAAATATTGGTATTTGTAGAGGTTAAAGCAAGAACTAGCACTTATTATGGACATCCCTATGAGGCAGTAAATAGGGAAAAGCAAATGAAAATAATGAGGACAGCTTTGTATTATATGAGTTTGAAAAATATGCATTATTATCAACCTAGATTTGATATAGTGGAAGTTTATATAGGGCATGATAAGAGGATAAATCATATAGATAATGCTTTTAGTATGTAGGTAATAGAAATGCTTTTTTCCCTATTCCCCAGGTAATAGATGGTAGTTTTTTTATAAAATACAATTGGTGGAAAGGAAGAGTCTATGTATTCAAAAGTGAAAACTTGCGTATTGCAAGGTCTAAATGGCTATATAGTAGATGTAGAGACGGACTTATCTAGAGGTATGCCCTGTTTTCGTATAGTTGGACTTCCTGATATCGGTATTAGGGAATCTAAAGAAAGAGTTAGAACTGCAATAAAAAATAGTAATTATTATTTCCCTTTAAACAGAATTACTGTAAATTTAGCTCCGGCCAATTTAAGAAAAGAAGGATCTCAAATTGATTTAGCAATAGCTGTAGGAATATTGTCAGCCTTAGGCATTATTCATGAAAAAAACTATGATAATACTATTTTTATAGGTGAGCTTTCTTTGGATGGACAAATTACGGCCATTGATGGTACATTACCAATGGTTATTTCTTTGAGGGAATTGGGAATTAAAAATGTAATTCTACCTTATAATAATAAAGATGAATCCTGTATGATTGAAGGAATAAATATATTCCCTGTAAAAAATTTAAGACAATTAGTGGCCTTTTTAAATGGAAAGGAAAGTTTAAAACCATATAAAGGTGGAAAAGAAAATATTTCTTCTAATAATGATGAGATCTTAGAGGATTTTAGTGATATAAAAGGACAAGAGATTCTAAAGAGATCCTTAGAAGTCGCGGCTGGCGGATTTCATAATATAATTATAATTGGGCCGCCAGGATCCGGGAAAACTATGGCAGCTAGAAGAATTCCATCTATACTACCTAAATTAGTATTTGATGAATCTATAGAAACTACTAAAATATATAGTGTATCTGGATTATTAGAACATAACTCTTTAATCGTAAAGAGACCTTTCCGTTCACCTCATCACACTGTAACTGAATCATCGCTAATTGGTGGAGGAAGAACTCCAAAACCTGGAGAAGTGTCTTTGGCTCATAATGGTGTTTTATTTTTAGATGAGTTACCCGAGTTCCAAAAAAAGGTATTAGATGCTTTGAGACAACCAATGGAAGATGGTATAGTAACTATTTCTCGTTTAAATGCTAGTCTTACATACCCTGCCAACTTTATGTTAGTTGGCAGTATGAATCCATGTCCCTGTGGTTACTATGGTGATCCTTTCCACCAATGCAATTGTACTGAAGGAAATATTGGAAGATATTTAAATAAAATTAGTCATCCACTTTTGGATAGAATAGATATCCATATAGAGGTGCTTCCAGTAGATTATAAGGATTTAAGCACAGATGTATATACTGAGTCATCGGCTACTATAAAGGAAAGGGTAAGTGAAGCTAGGGAAAGACAGCTATTTCGATATAAAGACGAAGGTATTTATTCTAATTCTCAATTAATACCCAAACTTTTAGAAAGATATTGTATACTAACTTCGGAAGCAGAAGTTATTATGAATCAAGCTTTTAATAAATTTAAATTTAGTGCAAGAAGTTATAATAAAATTTTAAAAGTATCTAGGACTATTGCTGATCTAGATATGAAAGAGAAAATAAGTGAAAAACATATTTTAGAAGCTATACAATATAGAAGTTTGGATAAAAAGTATTGGGGGTAATATAATGGGGGAAGTTACTAATAGAGGTATACTTATATGGTTAAATAGTATTAATATTGGGAACTCAACTATTGAATTATTAATGGATGAATATGATGATATTTCTAAGTTATGGCATATACCTAGTAAAGATATTATGGCTTTAAAGGGTATTAGAAAGAAGACGAAGGAGCGTATTATATATTATAGAAAACATGAATTTTTAGAGAATGTACTATCAAATATGGAGAAAAATAATGTTAATGTAGTCACTATATTTGATAATACATACCCTAAGAGTTTAAGATATATATATGGAAGTCCAAAAGTCCTATATTATAAGGGAGAATTTTCTCCCAAGGACAATTTGGCAATAGCTATTGTTGGATCTCGAAAGGCAACTAGTTATGGCATGTGGGCTGGTAAAAAAATAGCTAATGAACTATCTGGCTTAGACATAACTATTGTTAGTGGAATGGCTAATGGCATAGATACTAGTGCTCATAAAGGGGCATTAAAAGAAAATGGTAGGACCATAGCAGTGCTAGGTAGTGGTATTGATATAGTTTATCCAGCAAAAAACAAGGGACTTTATAATTCTATATGTGAAAATGGTATAGTTATATCAGAGTTTCCTCTGGGGACTAAACCTTTACCCTATAATTTTCCTCAAAGAAATAGGATTATTAGTGGCTTATCCTTAGGAGTAGTTGTAGTTGAGGCGGAAGAAAAAAGTGGCTCCTTAATCACTGCTAGTTTTGCAGCAGAACAAGGTAAAGAGATTTTTGCTGTTCCTGGCAATATAAATAGCCTATTTAGCAAGGGGACTAATAAGTTAATTAAAGATGGTGCAAAAATAGTTATGGATGTGCATGATATTATAGAAGAAATATATGAGCTACATGAAAAGATTGAGGAAATTAACGAGAAAAAGATAAATTTTTCTAATTTAAGTGGAACGGAAATTAAAATTGTGAAATGTATTAAGGAGGGTTCAACCCATTGCGATAGTATTGTATATAAAACTGGTTTAGATATTTCTACTGTAACTAGTACTTTAACAATTTTAGAGTTAAAGGGTGTTGTTGAAGAAATGCCAGGTAAAGTATATACTTTAATGTAGAATATTTGTGAATATTTGGAGGTGTGAATATTGCAAAAAAATTTAGTTATAGTTGAGTCACCTGCTAAAGCAAAGACTATTAAAAGATTTTTAGGAAAAAATTATAATGTGAAAGCTTCAGTAGGTCATGTTAGAGATTTACCTAAGAGTAAATTAGGTATAGATATAGAGAATGATTTTGAACCTAAATATATAACAATAAGAGGTAAAGGGCCAGTTGTTAAGGAATTAAAGTCTGAGGCAAAAAAATCTGATAAAATATATCTGGCTACGGACCCTGATAGAGAGGGTGAAGCTATATCTTGGCATTTAGCTTATATATTAGGATTAGATGAGAAAGACCCAATAAGAATAGAATTTAGTGAAATAACCAAGGATGCTGTTTTAAAAGCAGTAGATAAACCGAGACCTATAGATAGGAATCTAGTCGATGCTCAACAAGCCCGGAGAGCTCTTGACCGGCTAGTAGGTTATAAAATAAGCCCTTTATTATGGAGGAAAATAAGAAAAGGTTTGAGCGCAGGGCGTGTTCAATCTGTAGCTGTGAAGTTAATATGTGATAGGGAAAATGAAATTGAAGAATTTATTCCTAAAGAGTATTGGAGTATAACTGCTTATCATAGTAAAGATAAAGTAAGTTTTGAATCTAGTTTTTACGGAATAAGGAAAGGCAAAAAAGATGAGAAATTAGAACTTAAAAATAAAAAGGATGTTAATAAAGTACTAGATAGTATAGATAAAGATAAATTTATAGTAGATGAAGTAAAAACAGGTAAAAGACGTAGAAATCCTTATCCGCCATATACAACTAGTTCGCTTCAACAAGATGCATCTAGAAGATTAGGATTTTCTGCAAAAAAAACTATGGCAATTGCCCAACAATTATATGAAGGTATTGCTATTAAGGGTAAAGGTACTGAAGGTTTAATAACTTATATTAGAACGGACTCTACTAGAATATCTAATGAAGCAATAAAAGGTGCAAGAGGATATATTATTAGTAAATATGGGAAAGATTATTCAAATGGAGGTAGAAATTTTAGTAATAATTCTAAAAAAGAAACTCAAGATGCCCATG containing:
- a CDS encoding YraN family protein produces the protein MRTNIEKGKLGEKIAEEYLVAQGYKILEKNFRIRTGEIDIIAIKNKILVFVEVKARTSTYYGHPYEAVNREKQMKIMRTALYYMSLKNMHYYQPRFDIVEVYIGHDKRINHIDNAFSM
- the dprA gene encoding DNA-processing protein DprA, with translation MGEVTNRGILIWLNSINIGNSTIELLMDEYDDISKLWHIPSKDIMALKGIRKKTKERIIYYRKHEFLENVLSNMEKNNVNVVTIFDNTYPKSLRYIYGSPKVLYYKGEFSPKDNLAIAIVGSRKATSYGMWAGKKIANELSGLDITIVSGMANGIDTSAHKGALKENGRTIAVLGSGIDIVYPAKNKGLYNSICENGIVISEFPLGTKPLPYNFPQRNRIISGLSLGVVVVEAEEKSGSLITASFAAEQGKEIFAVPGNINSLFSKGTNKLIKDGAKIVMDVHDIIEEIYELHEKIEEINEKKINFSNLSGTEIKIVKCIKEGSTHCDSIVYKTGLDISTVTSTLTILELKGVVEEMPGKVYTLM
- a CDS encoding YifB family Mg chelatase-like AAA ATPase, with product MYSKVKTCVLQGLNGYIVDVETDLSRGMPCFRIVGLPDIGIRESKERVRTAIKNSNYYFPLNRITVNLAPANLRKEGSQIDLAIAVGILSALGIIHEKNYDNTIFIGELSLDGQITAIDGTLPMVISLRELGIKNVILPYNNKDESCMIEGINIFPVKNLRQLVAFLNGKESLKPYKGGKENISSNNDEILEDFSDIKGQEILKRSLEVAAGGFHNIIIIGPPGSGKTMAARRIPSILPKLVFDESIETTKIYSVSGLLEHNSLIVKRPFRSPHHTVTESSLIGGGRTPKPGEVSLAHNGVLFLDELPEFQKKVLDALRQPMEDGIVTISRLNASLTYPANFMLVGSMNPCPCGYYGDPFHQCNCTEGNIGRYLNKISHPLLDRIDIHIEVLPVDYKDLSTDVYTESSATIKERVSEARERQLFRYKDEGIYSNSQLIPKLLERYCILTSEAEVIMNQAFNKFKFSARSYNKILKVSRTIADLDMKEKISEKHILEAIQYRSLDKKYWG
- the topA gene encoding type I DNA topoisomerase, which encodes MQKNLVIVESPAKAKTIKRFLGKNYNVKASVGHVRDLPKSKLGIDIENDFEPKYITIRGKGPVVKELKSEAKKSDKIYLATDPDREGEAISWHLAYILGLDEKDPIRIEFSEITKDAVLKAVDKPRPIDRNLVDAQQARRALDRLVGYKISPLLWRKIRKGLSAGRVQSVAVKLICDRENEIEEFIPKEYWSITAYHSKDKVSFESSFYGIRKGKKDEKLELKNKKDVNKVLDSIDKDKFIVDEVKTGKRRRNPYPPYTTSSLQQDASRRLGFSAKKTMAIAQQLYEGIAIKGKGTEGLITYIRTDSTRISNEAIKGARGYIISKYGKDYSNGGRNFSNNSKKETQDAHEGIRPTSIEKAPDDIKASLTLDQYKLYDLIWRRFIASQMSPAVYRTMTVNILSNSYVFRSSGSKIIFDGFMKEYNISDKKDRNLEFPLLEKGEIVKLNKITPKQHFTQPPARYTEASLIKTLEELGIGRPSTYSPTISTILNREYVVLINRSFEPTELGVLVNDLLNEYFDNIINEKFTADMEERLDKVAEGGHYWKDVVKDFYDDFYVVLEKAEKEIEKIEIKEQETDVICEKCGRNMVVKHGRYGKFLACPGYPECKNTKPIVDKINVKCPICNGEVIKRRSKKGRLFYGCSNFPKCNFISWNEPVEEKCPDCGSYMVKKKNKKGTNIICSNKECGYKRVEKEEKS